A region from the Agrobacterium cucumeris genome encodes:
- a CDS encoding MaoC family dehydratase, whose amino-acid sequence MRLAELSPIGERVTLDTLHFSAEDIIRFARDFDPQPFHLDADAARNSVFGGLCASGWHTGAGWMKCFLSHWAKEVKRLKQQGIEPPRLGPSPGFRELKWKKPVFAGDDVTYFVTLLDTRPLESRAGVWLNTTFNEGVNQSGETVLTFRSGVLEFE is encoded by the coding sequence ATGAGACTGGCAGAATTATCCCCGATCGGCGAGCGCGTCACCCTCGACACGCTGCATTTTTCCGCCGAAGACATCATTCGCTTCGCCCGCGATTTTGATCCGCAGCCGTTCCACCTCGATGCCGATGCCGCCAGAAACAGCGTTTTCGGCGGCCTCTGCGCTTCCGGCTGGCACACGGGCGCGGGCTGGATGAAGTGTTTCCTGTCCCATTGGGCAAAAGAGGTCAAAAGGCTGAAACAGCAGGGCATTGAGCCACCGCGGCTCGGCCCCTCCCCGGGGTTTCGAGAGCTCAAATGGAAGAAGCCGGTGTTTGCCGGTGATGATGTGACCTATTTCGTCACGCTGCTCGATACCCGTCCGCTGGAATCCCGCGCCGGCGTCTGGCTCAACACCACCTTCAACGAAGGCGTAAACCAGTCGGGAGAAACGGTGCTGACCTTCCGCAGCGGGGTTCTGGAGTTCGAATAG
- a CDS encoding endonuclease/exonuclease/phosphatase family protein has protein sequence MTAKLACMVSTVVAAVLFIASLRYVTDFWLLAFVTSFQLHIAIVCILLSCLIFWVTRDAVSALLVVWSLALAIHAIAMLMEFSTSANPPSDARPFRLLSFNVLMDNAANADAIADTILESGADAVYLFEAAALQSALPRLQQTYPHRLGCYSGTPTCDLLILSKRPLLEGRFHSLSDLRRDRFAITSVDVDGTELTLAAGHITKPYFDDYHRDELDEVSEILFRVTGPLILAGDFNSASIAPDMRAFLSANELKKATWEPATWPTEAGRFGIAIDHIFARAPATLMKTTRLPDSLGSNHYGLMADFMIGK, from the coding sequence ATGACGGCGAAGCTCGCTTGCATGGTCTCCACCGTGGTGGCTGCCGTTCTTTTCATCGCCAGCCTGCGCTATGTGACGGATTTCTGGCTTCTCGCCTTCGTCACAAGTTTCCAGCTTCACATCGCCATTGTCTGTATCCTGTTGTCGTGCCTCATCTTTTGGGTGACGCGCGATGCGGTTTCCGCCCTGCTCGTGGTCTGGTCGCTGGCGCTTGCCATCCACGCCATCGCCATGCTGATGGAATTCTCCACATCCGCCAATCCGCCATCGGATGCGAGGCCCTTCCGGCTTTTGTCCTTCAACGTGCTGATGGACAATGCCGCCAACGCGGATGCGATTGCCGACACCATTCTCGAATCAGGCGCGGATGCGGTCTATCTGTTCGAAGCGGCGGCGCTGCAATCGGCTCTGCCACGGCTTCAGCAAACCTATCCCCACAGGCTTGGCTGTTATTCGGGAACACCGACCTGCGACCTTTTGATCCTGTCGAAGCGACCGTTGCTGGAAGGCCGTTTCCACAGCCTTAGCGATCTGCGCCGCGACCGTTTCGCAATCACCAGCGTCGATGTCGACGGCACGGAACTGACGCTTGCCGCCGGGCACATCACCAAACCCTATTTCGACGATTATCACCGCGATGAGCTGGATGAGGTCAGCGAAATTCTATTTCGCGTCACCGGGCCGCTCATTCTGGCGGGAGACTTCAATTCGGCGAGCATCGCCCCCGACATGCGCGCTTTCCTTTCCGCCAACGAGCTGAAGAAAGCGACCTGGGAACCCGCCACCTGGCCGACGGAAGCCGGCCGCTTCGGCATCGCCATAGACCACATCTTCGCCCGCGCGCCGGCAACACTGATGAAGACGACCCGCCTGCCCGACAGTCTGGGTTCCAATCATTACGGACTGATGGCGGATTTCATGATCGGAAAATAG
- a CDS encoding adenine phosphoribosyltransferase, translating to MTLIASELSAAIRSIPDYPKPGIIFRDITTLLGNPRAFRRAVDELVQPYAGTKIDKIAGMEARGFILGGAVAHQLSAGFVPIRKKGKLPHTTVRVAYSLEYGVDEMEMHVDAVQPGEKVILVDDLIATGGTAEGAVKLLRQMGADIVSACFVIDLPDLGGRKKLEDLGVEVRTLVEFSGH from the coding sequence ATGACCCTTATCGCTTCGGAGCTTTCCGCTGCCATCCGTTCCATTCCCGACTATCCGAAGCCGGGCATCATCTTCCGGGACATCACCACTTTGCTTGGCAATCCGCGGGCTTTCCGCCGGGCGGTGGACGAGCTTGTGCAGCCCTATGCGGGAACGAAGATCGACAAGATCGCCGGCATGGAAGCACGCGGCTTCATTCTGGGCGGGGCGGTGGCGCATCAGCTCTCGGCCGGTTTCGTGCCCATCCGCAAGAAGGGCAAGCTGCCACACACCACGGTGCGGGTCGCCTACAGCCTGGAATATGGCGTGGACGAAATGGAAATGCATGTGGACGCCGTGCAGCCCGGCGAGAAGGTCATTCTGGTCGACGATCTGATCGCGACCGGCGGCACTGCCGAAGGCGCGGTCAAGCTTTTGCGGCAGATGGGCGCGGATATCGTCTCCGCCTGCTTTGTTATCGATCTGCCCGATCTCGGTGGTCGCAAGAAGCTTGAGGACCTTGGCGTCGAGGTACGGACGCTGGTGGAGTTTTCCGGCCATTAA
- a CDS encoding MaoC family dehydratase translates to MTPVAIYTYEDFSVGREFPLGPQSISAEQIIAFASEFDPQPMHLSEEAGRQSILGGLAASGWHTCSLLMRMMADSYIASSTSQGSPGIDYVDWKKPVLAGDTLSGKSIVLEQRPSASRAGIGLVKFRHELYNQRGILVAQGENTVMFLMRADGGLAA, encoded by the coding sequence ATGACGCCGGTCGCGATTTACACCTATGAGGATTTTTCCGTTGGACGGGAATTTCCCCTCGGACCGCAATCGATTTCCGCAGAGCAGATCATTGCTTTCGCCAGCGAATTCGACCCGCAACCCATGCATCTTTCCGAAGAAGCCGGCCGCCAGAGCATTCTCGGCGGGCTGGCGGCATCAGGCTGGCACACCTGCAGCCTGCTGATGCGGATGATGGCAGACAGCTATATTGCCAGTTCAACCTCGCAGGGCAGCCCCGGCATCGATTACGTCGACTGGAAAAAGCCGGTTCTGGCCGGAGATACGCTTTCGGGAAAATCCATCGTTCTGGAACAGCGCCCTTCCGCGTCGCGCGCTGGCATCGGCCTCGTGAAATTCCGCCATGAGCTTTACAATCAGCGCGGTATTCTGGTCGCGCAGGGCGAAAACACCGTAATGTTCCTGATGCGGGCAGACGGAGGCCTTGCAGCATGA
- a CDS encoding cytochrome c1, which translates to MKTLLTSIALIAAIGCSSAAFAAEESHDLATKTEHAVAGGHFPVIKPEEQSWSFAGPFGKYDKGQLQRGLKVYKEVCSACHSMSLVSFRTLGDLGYSEDQVKAFAAEYEVQDGPNADGEMYSRKAVPSDHFPSPFPNHEAAAAANGGAAPPDMSLLAKARGVERGFPQFIIDMIPIIGGYQEGGPDYIHALLTGYQDAPAGVEVSEGTHFNPYFVSAVALKMAPPISADQVTYDDGAPQTVDQYSKDVSAFLMWAAEPHLEQRKRTGFMVMVFLFIFTALIYLTKKSIYANKEH; encoded by the coding sequence ATGAAGACGCTTCTCACGAGCATCGCGCTCATCGCCGCCATTGGCTGTTCCTCCGCCGCATTCGCGGCCGAGGAGAGCCATGACCTTGCCACCAAGACCGAACATGCGGTTGCCGGCGGTCACTTCCCGGTCATCAAGCCCGAGGAGCAGAGCTGGTCCTTTGCCGGACCTTTCGGCAAATACGACAAAGGCCAGCTGCAGCGTGGTCTCAAGGTCTATAAGGAAGTCTGCTCCGCCTGCCATTCGATGAGCCTTGTTTCCTTCCGCACGCTGGGAGATCTCGGTTATTCGGAAGATCAGGTGAAGGCTTTCGCTGCCGAATATGAAGTGCAGGACGGCCCGAACGCCGATGGCGAAATGTATAGCCGCAAGGCCGTACCTTCCGATCACTTCCCTTCGCCGTTCCCGAACCACGAGGCGGCAGCCGCCGCCAATGGCGGGGCCGCACCGCCTGATATGTCGCTGCTTGCCAAGGCGCGTGGTGTTGAACGCGGGTTCCCGCAATTCATCATCGACATGATCCCGATCATCGGCGGTTACCAGGAAGGCGGCCCGGATTATATCCATGCGCTGCTGACCGGATATCAGGATGCGCCGGCCGGTGTTGAAGTGTCGGAAGGCACGCATTTCAACCCGTATTTCGTCAGCGCCGTGGCGCTGAAGATGGCGCCGCCGATCAGCGCCGATCAGGTGACCTATGATGACGGTGCACCGCAGACGGTGGATCAATATTCCAAGGACGTCTCTGCCTTCCTGATGTGGGCTGCGGAGCCGCATCTGGAACAGCGCAAGCGCACTGGTTTCATGGTCATGGTGTTCCTGTTCATCTTCACGGCACTGATCTATCTGACCAAGAAATCGATCTACGCCAACAAGGAACATTGA
- the petA gene encoding ubiquinol-cytochrome c reductase iron-sulfur subunit, which translates to MSEHVTNHDASGEPTRRDFLYLVTGMTGAVGAAAVAWPFIDQMRPDASTLALASIEVNVAAVEPGMSLTVKWRGKPIFIRNRTEKEIDEAKAVALGDLKDPVARNANIAVDAQATDIDRSAGEGKENWIVMIGSCTHLGCVPLGQAGDFGGWFCPCHGSHYDTAGRIRKGPAPQNLAIPTFAFTSDTVIKIG; encoded by the coding sequence GTGAGCGAGCACGTAACCAATCACGACGCCTCGGGTGAACCGACCCGTCGCGATTTTCTTTATCTAGTAACCGGAATGACGGGCGCCGTTGGCGCTGCTGCAGTCGCATGGCCTTTCATCGACCAGATGCGTCCCGATGCATCGACGCTGGCGCTCGCTTCCATCGAAGTGAATGTCGCGGCGGTCGAGCCGGGCATGTCGCTTACCGTGAAGTGGCGCGGCAAGCCGATTTTCATCCGCAACCGCACGGAAAAGGAAATCGATGAAGCCAAGGCGGTCGCTCTCGGCGATCTCAAGGATCCGGTGGCACGCAATGCCAATATCGCCGTCGACGCCCAGGCGACGGATATTGACCGTTCGGCCGGTGAGGGCAAGGAGAACTGGATCGTCATGATCGGTTCCTGCACCCATCTCGGTTGCGTTCCGCTCGGCCAGGCCGGCGATTTCGGCGGGTGGTTCTGTCCCTGCCATGGCTCGCACTACGATACGGCGGGCCGCATTCGTAAGGGTCCGGCGCCGCAGAACCTCGCCATCCCGACATTTGCATTCACATCCGATACCGTGATCAAGATCGGATAA
- a CDS encoding cytochrome b — protein MSGHSSYQPSTGIERWIDSRLPLPRLIYDSFVAYPVPRNLNYAYTFGAMLSVMLIVQILTGVVLAMHYAAETTVAFNSVEKIMRDVNHGWLLRYMHANGASFFFIAVYLHIARGLYYGSYKAPREILWILGCVIYLLMMATGFMGYVLPWGQMSFWGATVITGFFTAFPLIGEWIQQFLLGGFAVDNPTLNRFFALHYLLPFMIAGVVILHIWALHVTGQTNPTGVEVKSKTDTVPFTPYATLKDALGVSVFLIAYAWFIFYMPNFLGHPDNYIMADPLKTPAHIVPEWYYLPFYAMLRAITFNIGPIDSKLGGVLVMFGAIIVLFFLPWLDTSKVRSAVYRPWYKLFFWIFVVNAILLGWLGSRPAEGLYVVMSQIGTLYYFGFFLVIMPILGLVETPRRIPNSITEAVLEKNAAKKGAAPAAAQI, from the coding sequence ATGAGTGGCCATTCCAGTTATCAGCCGTCCACCGGCATCGAAAGGTGGATCGATTCGCGGCTTCCCTTGCCGCGCTTGATCTATGACAGCTTCGTTGCCTATCCTGTCCCGCGTAACCTGAACTACGCCTACACCTTCGGTGCGATGCTTTCCGTCATGCTGATCGTGCAGATCCTCACCGGCGTCGTGCTTGCCATGCATTATGCCGCTGAAACGACGGTTGCCTTCAATTCCGTCGAAAAGATCATGCGTGACGTCAACCACGGCTGGCTGCTGCGTTATATGCACGCCAACGGCGCGTCGTTCTTCTTCATCGCGGTCTATCTGCACATTGCCCGTGGTCTTTATTACGGGTCCTACAAGGCGCCGCGCGAAATCCTCTGGATCCTCGGCTGCGTGATCTATCTGCTGATGATGGCGACGGGCTTCATGGGCTACGTCCTTCCCTGGGGTCAGATGTCCTTCTGGGGTGCGACCGTCATCACCGGCTTCTTCACGGCTTTCCCGCTGATTGGTGAATGGATCCAGCAGTTCCTGCTCGGCGGCTTTGCGGTCGACAATCCGACACTCAACCGCTTCTTTGCGCTGCATTACCTGCTGCCCTTCATGATCGCGGGTGTCGTCATCCTGCATATCTGGGCGCTGCATGTGACCGGCCAGACCAACCCGACCGGCGTGGAAGTGAAGAGCAAGACCGATACGGTCCCCTTCACGCCCTATGCGACGTTGAAGGATGCGCTCGGCGTTTCGGTGTTCCTCATCGCCTATGCCTGGTTCATCTTCTACATGCCGAACTTCCTCGGCCACCCTGATAACTACATCATGGCGGATCCGCTGAAGACGCCGGCGCATATCGTGCCGGAATGGTATTACCTGCCGTTCTACGCGATGCTGCGCGCCATCACCTTCAATATCGGGCCGATCGATTCCAAGCTCGGTGGCGTTCTCGTGATGTTCGGCGCGATCATCGTGCTGTTCTTCCTGCCCTGGCTCGATACGTCGAAGGTTCGCTCCGCAGTCTATCGTCCGTGGTACAAATTGTTCTTCTGGATTTTCGTGGTCAACGCCATCCTGCTCGGCTGGCTGGGTTCACGTCCTGCGGAAGGCCTCTATGTCGTCATGTCGCAGATCGGCACGCTGTACTATTTCGGGTTCTTCCTCGTCATCATGCCGATCCTCGGTCTGGTCGAAACGCCGCGGCGTATTCCGAATTCCATTACCGAGGCCGTTCTTGAAAAGAACGCCGCCAAGAAGGGTGCCGCGCCAGCGGCCGCCCAGATCTGA
- a CDS encoding class I SAM-dependent methyltransferase encodes MDDILKGYAEAATPELISRFENLDCGAVYAPVIDLLPTTPSRIADIGSGTGRDAAWFAAQGHDVLAVEPVGELREPGMQLHSSEKIIWLDDTLPALTRARCYGAFDLVALCGVWHHIHHDARRAAMESLSAMTATGGLLIMSLRHGPAPEGRRAFAISPAETINEAARLGFTLIREAEVGSIQAGNRALGVHWTWIALRKTGRTSGLLQQP; translated from the coding sequence ATGGATGATATTCTCAAGGGTTATGCCGAGGCAGCAACGCCCGAGCTGATTTCCAGGTTCGAAAATCTCGACTGCGGGGCAGTTTACGCACCCGTCATCGACCTGCTGCCGACGACACCCTCCCGGATCGCAGATATTGGCAGCGGCACCGGCCGCGACGCCGCATGGTTTGCCGCGCAGGGCCACGACGTTCTCGCCGTCGAGCCGGTCGGAGAGCTTCGTGAACCCGGCATGCAGTTACATTCATCGGAGAAAATAATCTGGCTGGATGACACCTTGCCCGCGCTGACAAGGGCTCGCTGCTATGGCGCCTTTGATCTGGTTGCCCTGTGCGGCGTCTGGCACCACATCCATCACGATGCAAGGCGCGCTGCGATGGAAAGCCTCTCGGCGATGACGGCGACAGGTGGATTGCTGATCATGTCGCTGCGTCATGGCCCGGCGCCCGAGGGCCGCCGCGCCTTTGCCATTTCCCCGGCGGAAACCATAAACGAGGCCGCCCGTCTTGGCTTCACGTTAATCCGGGAAGCGGAGGTGGGTTCCATTCAGGCCGGGAACCGCGCTCTGGGCGTTCACTGGACATGGATTGCCTTGCGAAAAACCGGCAGAACGAGCGGGCTGCTGCAGCAGCCCTGA